A stretch of the Gossypium hirsutum isolate 1008001.06 chromosome D07, Gossypium_hirsutum_v2.1, whole genome shotgun sequence genome encodes the following:
- the LOC107953459 gene encoding uncharacterized protein — translation MFSSPLIIQMEKSTKIMRRSIYTFLQNYHYFTLTPALLAFPYSLSLLLSQIFVPSSSLFQSIHGRLSVVFQASGFPYSSDSFTFLSSKLSQTICFSVFALPFTFSFFLLSKASIISCFRHGKSFKQPSFSWVLSLYKPLLETLICNFFLIISANATPFSVLLFGFNFLDGLGFSSPNWILLMSAFGAVLYSVLVANAILISNFALVSSGIQGSGGYLSILKACVLIKGRTSTALTLALPLNLTMAAIEALFHYRVVRAYRNGGDFTCFSMALEAIFIAFLYSIIVVLDTVVSCFFFNSCKTNQEGKFSYGTEIAEEDDCVKLKNIEGLP, via the coding sequence ATGTTTTCTTCACCCCTCATCATTCAAATGGAGAAATCAACCAAGATTATGAGAAGATCAATCTACACCTTCCTTCAAAATTATCATTATTTCACTTTAACTCCCGCACTTCTTGCTTTCCCTTACTCACTTTCTCTTCTTCTCTCCCAAATCTTTGttccatcttcttccttgtttCAATCAATCCATGGCCGTCTCAGTGTTGTTTTCCAGGCCTCTGGGTTCCCTTATTCATCAGATTCCTTTACATTTCTCAGTTCCAAACTTTCCCAAACCATCTGTTTCTCCGTCTTTGCACTCCCTTTCACCTTCTCTTTCTTCCTCTTATCCAAAGCCTCCATAATCAGTTGTTTTCGCCATGGGAAAAGCTTCAAACAACCTTCTTTCTCTTGGGTTCTTTCACTTTACAAACCTCTCCTCGAAACTCTAATCTGCAATTTCTTCTTAATCATCTCAGCCAACGCCACACCTTTCTCTGTTTTGCTGTTTGGGTTCAATTTCCTTGATGGGttgggattttcatccccaaattGGATTCTTTTGATGTCAGCTTTTGGGGCTGTTCTTTATTCGGTACTTGTGGCCAATGccattttaatttctaattttgcaTTGGTTTCATCTGGAATCCAAGGATCTGGTGGATATTTGTCCATTCTAAAAGCTTGTGTTCTTATAAAAGGAAGAACTTCAACCGCTTTGACATTGGCTTTACCTCTGAATCTAACCATGGCAGCCATTGAAGCACTGTTCCATTACCGTGTTGTGAGAGCTTATAGAAATGGTGGTGATTTCACCTGCTTTTCAATGGCTTTGGAAGCGATTTTCATTGCTTTTTTATATTCCATAATCGTTGTTCTTGATACTGTTGTGAGTTGCTTCTTCTTCAATAGCTGCAAAACCAACCAGGAAGGTAAATTTTCTTACGGGACTGAAATTGCAGAGGAAGATGATTGTGTGAAGCTGAAGAATATTGAAGGACTGCCATAG